The Amycolatopsis viridis genome window below encodes:
- a CDS encoding amino acid ABC transporter permease yields MDVLLDNLDLYGPFFWTTIKLFLISGVASLIFGTFLAGLRVSPVPVFRAIGATYVTLLRNTPLTLVFVFLVFAYPLLEILELSYFTAAVVALTIYTSAFICEVVRSGINTVPVGQAEAARALGLTFSQILGQIVLPQAIRSVVPPLMSTLIGMLKNTTIAAGFSVTEAGAIRQYLSERGDNQLIGLLWVALGFIILVAILSFAQRALERRWSVAR; encoded by the coding sequence ATGGACGTCCTGCTCGACAACCTGGACCTCTACGGTCCGTTCTTCTGGACCACGATCAAGCTGTTCCTGATCTCAGGGGTGGCCAGCCTGATCTTCGGCACGTTCCTGGCCGGTCTGCGGGTCAGCCCGGTGCCGGTGTTCCGCGCCATCGGCGCCACCTACGTGACGCTGCTGCGGAACACACCGCTGACGCTGGTCTTCGTGTTCCTCGTGTTCGCCTATCCGCTGCTCGAGATCCTCGAGCTGTCCTACTTCACCGCCGCCGTGGTGGCGCTGACCATTTACACGTCGGCGTTCATCTGCGAGGTGGTGCGCTCGGGCATCAACACGGTGCCCGTCGGGCAGGCCGAGGCCGCCCGTGCGCTCGGCCTGACGTTCAGCCAGATCCTCGGCCAGATCGTCCTGCCGCAGGCGATCCGCTCGGTGGTGCCGCCGCTGATGAGCACGCTGATCGGCATGCTGAAGAACACCACGATCGCCGCCGGGTTCTCGGTCACCGAAGCCGGCGCGATCCGCCAGTACCTGTCCGAGCGCGGCGACAACCAGCTGATCGGCCTGCTGTGGGTCGCGCTCGGCTTCATCATCCTGGTCGCGATCCTGTCGTTCGCGCAGCGGGCTCTCGAAAGGCGCTGGAGCGTGGCGCGATGA
- a CDS encoding amino acid ABC transporter permease — MSNVLFDVPGPKARVRHRLMAVLGIVAVAAILTYIVYRFYDSGQFTARKWQWLQYTQVQRDLVTALLATVKAFALGAVLALVFGAIFAAGRLSDHAWVRGVSTFIVEFFRAIPLLILMFLFYYGAPALGVTLPPFAAVVLGLTLYNGSVLAEVFRAGVQALPKGQSEAAYALGMGKTQVMTLVLIPQAIRSMLPTIISQLVVLLKDTALGFLVTYPELLYYARYIGSQGAFSRPIVPSTIVVAAIYIALCLLLTALANFIERRQRRSKKHVETERPPATEDVVGVA; from the coding sequence ATGAGCAACGTCCTGTTCGATGTTCCCGGTCCGAAGGCCCGCGTGCGGCACCGGCTGATGGCGGTGCTCGGGATCGTGGCCGTGGCGGCGATCCTCACCTACATCGTCTACCGCTTCTACGACAGCGGGCAGTTCACCGCCCGCAAGTGGCAGTGGCTGCAGTACACGCAGGTCCAGCGTGACCTGGTGACGGCACTGCTGGCGACGGTCAAGGCGTTCGCGCTCGGGGCCGTCCTGGCGCTGGTGTTCGGTGCGATCTTCGCCGCCGGCCGGCTGTCGGACCACGCGTGGGTCCGGGGCGTCTCGACGTTCATCGTCGAGTTCTTCCGCGCCATTCCGCTGCTGATCCTGATGTTCCTCTTCTACTACGGCGCCCCGGCCCTGGGCGTGACCCTGCCGCCGTTCGCCGCGGTGGTGCTCGGCCTCACCCTCTACAACGGTTCGGTGCTCGCGGAGGTGTTCCGCGCCGGTGTCCAGGCGCTGCCGAAGGGGCAGAGCGAGGCGGCCTACGCGCTGGGCATGGGCAAGACGCAGGTGATGACGCTCGTCCTGATCCCGCAGGCGATCCGCTCGATGCTGCCGACGATCATCAGCCAGCTCGTGGTGCTGCTCAAGGACACCGCGCTGGGCTTCTTGGTGACCTACCCCGAGCTGCTGTACTACGCGCGCTACATCGGTTCGCAGGGCGCGTTCAGCCGGCCGATCGTCCCGTCGACGATCGTGGTCGCGGCGATCTACATCGCGCTGTGCCTGCTGCTCACCGCGCTGGCCAACTTCATCGAACGCCGACAGCGGCGCAGCAAGAAGCACGTGGAGACCGAACGCCCGCCGGCCACCGAGGACGTCGTGGGCGTGGCCTGA